One genomic region from Neisseria weaveri encodes:
- a CDS encoding right-handed parallel beta-helix repeat-containing protein, which translates to MNKKTDLNTLLSAADKKKKHLTDKGLLDFEMKDISLDYQQLELDMEDVLPSQNYASAAPKATGSLVSSQSDFQKESVSSKGLLSDKQAVLEKVSAVEKGNAVLSNSGKEPASGKHVDVKAATEVAANHKPSAGFSGFRMAAKYHRVVSVPGEEHDKAKIYYHREYGDYVDVRDFGADAFGIQDSSEAIAKAMEVAHLLKAAVYFHGTFKTTKQIAINHETSGVRAIFGDGMDKAKINYHFSQEGENRVSSHSVDYRKEAGILIDGQNNKAVSGLSLKYIHSKPEDFYRKGKSSFGKVNGILVTDADNTVIDGVEVSGANGSGILFTSVKMGQPEVRGQASYVERLSTKEIDESYPGLSFGDNNKVINSYLHHNRIAGVGLAFQRKFLAEGNKLAWNGHEDDGGTGYGIAAMAGSYNQGLVFRKNTTDHNYRKGLDVHDGNDILIENNVSIGDRLYGIAVYNRMFEMNNVKILNNKVEQDASFRLSKDDDWGLNKYDGYTGIQIQTNTQFRNFDTKDGSFIIKGNKISGLGVYKNSIHTYGIEFRNHEHQMDYQLDIVDNEISGKGTKYLIAVINDTFNRHSKTAGIGSGEINIIGNKANIERIHSGAVPVYVEEKNHNGKLHGSVNFKRNHINISEDSQGYSEGLHLNGNARHYDISNNKFEIHGKLNHPILNVNGDVTKGELAHLVVQDNSLITDRSKMYRGWTTFKNLDASVNGNSHNESKLMSFVKTLTSGEFNKGIRVEVDPPKVSIGSRFFKKVTSSLGLSSKEKPVDVDKADAVDTSNEAYQYGGVSAGKMHDAAMDQHSGNLM; encoded by the coding sequence ATGAACAAAAAAACCGACTTAAACACCTTGTTAAGTGCGGCGGATAAGAAAAAAAAACATCTCACGGATAAAGGTTTGTTGGATTTTGAGATGAAAGACATCAGTTTAGACTACCAGCAGCTCGAGCTGGATATGGAAGATGTTTTACCTTCTCAAAATTATGCGTCTGCTGCTCCGAAAGCCACCGGCAGTTTGGTATCAAGTCAGTCGGATTTTCAAAAAGAAAGTGTTTCTTCTAAAGGACTTTTATCTGATAAGCAGGCTGTGCTTGAAAAAGTATCAGCCGTTGAGAAGGGGAATGCGGTTTTAAGTAACAGCGGAAAAGAGCCGGCTTCGGGTAAGCATGTTGATGTAAAAGCAGCAACGGAGGTTGCTGCTAATCATAAACCCTCAGCAGGATTTTCAGGCTTCCGTATGGCGGCAAAGTATCATCGGGTTGTTTCCGTGCCCGGTGAGGAACATGATAAAGCCAAGATTTATTACCATAGAGAGTATGGTGATTATGTAGATGTCCGTGATTTCGGTGCGGATGCTTTCGGAATTCAAGACAGCTCGGAAGCGATTGCAAAAGCCATGGAAGTGGCTCATTTGTTAAAGGCGGCGGTTTATTTTCACGGCACGTTCAAAACTACCAAACAAATTGCTATTAATCACGAAACTTCCGGTGTCCGCGCAATTTTTGGCGACGGGATGGATAAAGCCAAAATCAATTACCACTTCAGCCAAGAGGGTGAAAACCGGGTTAGCTCGCACAGCGTAGATTATCGGAAAGAAGCGGGTATTTTGATTGACGGGCAAAATAATAAAGCCGTTTCAGGTTTGTCGCTCAAATATATTCACAGTAAGCCGGAAGATTTTTACCGTAAAGGGAAAAGCTCATTCGGTAAAGTGAACGGCATATTGGTTACCGACGCGGACAATACTGTGATTGACGGTGTTGAAGTTTCCGGTGCCAACGGCTCCGGAATTTTATTTACATCGGTCAAAATGGGCCAGCCCGAAGTGCGCGGTCAGGCTTCTTATGTAGAGCGTTTGTCTACTAAAGAAATTGATGAAAGTTATCCCGGCTTATCGTTTGGAGATAACAATAAGGTTATTAACAGCTACCTTCACCATAACCGCATTGCCGGCGTGGGTTTGGCTTTCCAACGTAAATTTTTGGCAGAGGGCAATAAGCTTGCGTGGAACGGTCACGAAGACGACGGCGGTACGGGCTATGGCATCGCAGCTATGGCAGGTTCCTACAATCAAGGCTTGGTTTTCCGTAAGAATACGACTGATCATAACTACCGCAAAGGCTTGGACGTACATGACGGCAACGATATTCTGATTGAAAACAATGTTTCCATTGGAGACAGACTATACGGTATAGCCGTTTATAACCGTATGTTTGAGATGAACAATGTGAAAATTCTCAATAATAAGGTCGAGCAGGATGCGTCTTTCCGTTTGAGCAAAGACGATGACTGGGGGCTTAATAAATACGACGGCTATACAGGTATTCAAATCCAAACCAACACACAATTTAGAAACTTTGATACCAAAGACGGCAGTTTTATTATCAAAGGCAATAAAATCAGCGGCTTGGGCGTTTATAAAAATTCCATTCATACTTATGGAATCGAATTCCGCAACCACGAACACCAAATGGATTATCAGCTGGACATTGTTGACAATGAAATCAGCGGAAAAGGAACCAAATACCTGATTGCGGTCATCAACGATACATTCAACCGCCACAGCAAAACGGCCGGTATCGGTTCGGGCGAGATCAACATCATCGGCAATAAAGCCAATATCGAGCGTATCCATTCCGGTGCGGTACCGGTGTATGTGGAAGAGAAAAACCACAACGGCAAGCTGCACGGTTCGGTTAACTTTAAGCGAAACCACATCAATATTTCGGAAGATTCGCAAGGATATTCGGAAGGGCTTCATTTAAACGGCAATGCCCGTCATTACGATATCAGCAACAATAAGTTTGAGATACATGGCAAGTTGAATCACCCGATTTTAAATGTGAACGGCGACGTAACCAAAGGCGAATTGGCGCATTTGGTTGTGCAAGACAACAGCTTGATTACCGACCGCAGCAAAATGTATCGCGGTTGGACCACCTTTAAAAACTTAGATGCGAGTGTCAACGGCAACAGCCATAACGAATCCAAACTGATGTCTTTCGTAAAAACCCTGACTAGCGGTGAGTTTAATAAAGGTATCCGTGTAGAAGTCGATCCGCCGAAAGTTTCCATCGGCTCGAGATTCTTTAAAAAAGTCACTTCTTCTTTAGGGTTGTCTTCCAAAGAAAAACCGGTCGATGTCGATAAAGCGGATGCGGTGGATACATCAAACGAGGCTTATCAATATGGCGGTGTATCGGCAGGAAAAATGCATGATGCGGCGATGGACCAGCACAGTGGCAATTTGATGTAA
- a CDS encoding helicase HerA-like domain-containing protein, with product MITFPIARSHGKELYIQGKMANRHGLIAGATGTGKTVTLRRMAEAFSNEGIPVFLADVKGDLSGIALAGNNSGKIGERIQEFQLGDTWLQSFPVRFWDVFGETGIPVRVTISEMGPMLLARLMNLNNTQEGLLNLVFRVADDKGWHLIDLKDLRGILKHVSENAAEYRNQYGNVSAASVGAIQRQLLTLENEGAGELFGEPALNLEDWLQTEGKQGVINILNSEKLMRSPRMYSAFLLWMLAELFETLPEVGDLEKPKFIMFFDEAHLLFDNAPTALLEQIEQVVRLIRSKGVGVYFVTQNPLDLPDSILGQLGNRVQHALRAFTPRDQKAVKSAAETFRSNPNINVVEAIAELGVGEALVSFLDEKGMPTPVERSFILPPQSNLTPLSAEERNSRYQSDLLYRHYKDMVDNYSAYEALMELEAQQTEQKLAEQAAKEQAKTTANTAQSDKDGVVGGFLGGLFGGRKKANQGIAYDLADSVGNQINKQVTRAISRSVMGVIKNLMK from the coding sequence ATGATTACATTCCCCATCGCACGCAGTCACGGCAAAGAACTTTATATACAGGGAAAAATGGCCAACCGACACGGATTGATTGCCGGCGCCACCGGCACAGGTAAAACCGTTACCCTGAGACGCATGGCCGAAGCATTCAGTAACGAAGGCATTCCGGTATTTCTCGCCGATGTCAAAGGCGACTTATCCGGCATTGCACTTGCCGGCAACAACAGCGGAAAAATCGGCGAACGTATTCAAGAATTCCAATTGGGCGATACATGGCTGCAAAGCTTTCCCGTACGCTTTTGGGATGTATTCGGCGAAACCGGCATTCCCGTACGCGTTACCATTTCGGAAATGGGTCCCATGCTGCTTGCCCGCCTGATGAATCTGAACAACACACAAGAAGGATTACTCAATCTGGTTTTCCGTGTTGCAGACGACAAAGGATGGCATCTGATTGATTTAAAAGACCTCAGAGGCATTTTGAAACATGTTTCTGAAAACGCAGCCGAATACAGAAACCAATACGGCAACGTGTCCGCAGCCAGCGTCGGCGCCATCCAACGCCAACTGCTGACGCTTGAAAACGAAGGCGCAGGCGAATTGTTCGGAGAACCCGCTCTCAATCTGGAAGATTGGCTGCAAACAGAAGGAAAACAAGGCGTAATCAACATTCTCAACTCCGAAAAACTGATGCGTTCCCCCAGAATGTATAGCGCATTCCTACTTTGGATGTTGGCCGAACTGTTTGAAACCCTACCCGAAGTCGGCGATCTCGAAAAACCCAAATTCATCATGTTTTTTGATGAAGCCCACCTACTATTCGACAATGCCCCAACCGCTCTATTGGAACAAATCGAACAAGTGGTCCGCCTGATCCGCTCAAAAGGCGTCGGCGTATACTTCGTTACCCAAAACCCCTTGGATTTACCCGACAGCATTCTCGGACAACTAGGCAACCGCGTACAGCACGCCCTCCGCGCCTTTACCCCGCGCGACCAAAAAGCCGTTAAATCCGCAGCAGAAACATTCCGCAGCAATCCGAATATCAATGTCGTAGAAGCCATCGCAGAATTAGGCGTCGGCGAAGCATTGGTTTCTTTCCTCGATGAAAAAGGCATGCCCACACCGGTAGAACGCTCATTCATTCTTCCGCCCCAATCCAACTTAACACCCTTATCCGCAGAAGAACGTAACAGCCGATACCAAAGCGATTTACTCTACCGCCACTATAAAGACATGGTAGACAACTATTCCGCCTATGAAGCCTTAATGGAACTCGAAGCCCAACAAACCGAACAGAAACTTGCAGAGCAAGCAGCCAAAGAACAAGCCAAAACCACAGCAAACACCGCCCAATCAGATAAAGACGGCGTTGTCGGCGGCTTCTTAGGCGGCCTGTTCGGCGGACGCAAAAAAGCC